In Streptomyces puniciscabiei, a single genomic region encodes these proteins:
- a CDS encoding aspartate-semialdehyde dehydrogenase — protein sequence MRVGIVGATGQVGTVMRRILTERNFPVTQLRLFASARSAGTVLDGVTVEDAATADYSGLDIVLFSAGGATSKALAPKVAAQGAVVIDNSSAWRRDPEVPLVVSEVNPHAAADRPKGIIANPNCTTMAAMPVLKPLHEEAGLEALVVATYQAVSGSGLAGVAELHGQVQKVAAEADKLTHDGAAVDFPEPNVYKRPIAFNVLPLAGSIVDDGLNETDEEQKLRNESRKILEIPELKVSGTCVRVPVFSGHSLQVNARFARPVSPERATELLAKAPGVALSDIPTPLQAAGQDPSYVGRIRRDETVDNGLALFISNDNLRKGAALNAVQIAELVAAELSAK from the coding sequence GTGAGGGTCGGAATCGTCGGAGCCACCGGTCAGGTCGGCACGGTCATGCGCAGGATCCTCACGGAGCGGAACTTCCCGGTGACCCAGCTGCGCCTGTTCGCCTCGGCGCGCTCGGCCGGCACCGTGCTGGACGGGGTGACGGTGGAGGACGCGGCGACCGCCGACTACTCCGGCCTGGACATCGTGCTGTTCTCGGCGGGCGGCGCAACGTCCAAGGCACTGGCGCCGAAGGTCGCCGCGCAGGGCGCCGTGGTGATCGACAACTCCTCGGCCTGGCGCCGGGACCCGGAGGTCCCCCTGGTGGTCTCCGAGGTGAACCCGCACGCGGCCGCCGACCGCCCCAAGGGCATCATCGCCAACCCGAACTGCACCACGATGGCCGCGATGCCGGTCCTCAAGCCGCTGCACGAGGAGGCGGGCCTCGAGGCGCTGGTCGTCGCCACCTACCAGGCGGTGTCCGGCTCGGGCCTCGCGGGCGTGGCCGAGCTGCACGGCCAGGTGCAGAAGGTCGCCGCCGAGGCCGACAAGCTGACCCATGACGGCGCGGCGGTCGACTTCCCCGAGCCGAACGTCTACAAGCGCCCGATCGCCTTCAACGTGCTCCCGCTGGCGGGCTCGATCGTCGACGACGGTCTGAACGAGACCGACGAGGAGCAGAAGCTGCGCAACGAGTCCCGCAAGATCCTGGAGATCCCCGAGCTGAAGGTCTCCGGCACCTGCGTGCGCGTGCCCGTCTTCTCCGGCCACTCCCTCCAGGTCAACGCCCGCTTCGCCCGCCCGGTCTCCCCGGAGCGCGCCACCGAGCTGCTCGCCAAGGCCCCGGGCGTCGCCCTCTCCGACATTCCGACCCCGCTGCAGGCCGCCGGCCAGGACCCGTCGTACGTCGGCCGCATCCGCCGCGACGAGACGGTGGACAACGGCCTGGCGCTGTTCATCTCCAACGACAACCTCCGCAAGGGCGCCGCGCTGAACGCCGTCCAGATCGCGGAGCTGGTGGCGGCGGAGCTGTCCGCGAAGTAA
- a CDS encoding sigma-70 family RNA polymerase sigma factor, whose product MLRGGARRDRGAYAAGTDTGDRTGDDPLDAAQERRVRAVLALGGVPQSDLPDGVQQVRLRLLERTASGRQAPRDVSAWAAVVASNLAMDWHRAKRRQERLGERLAALREPAHPSGEETSLLSVAVAQGLDELPAAQRQVLVLRFFADLPVRAIAEELGIPEGTVKSRLHSAVRALRDRLHEDEVV is encoded by the coding sequence GTGCTGCGCGGAGGGGCGCGCCGCGACCGGGGGGCGTACGCCGCCGGTACGGACACGGGGGACCGTACCGGCGACGATCCGCTGGACGCGGCCCAGGAACGCCGGGTGCGGGCGGTGCTCGCGCTCGGCGGCGTGCCGCAGTCGGACCTGCCGGACGGGGTGCAGCAGGTACGGCTGCGGCTGCTGGAGCGGACCGCGAGCGGCCGTCAGGCGCCGCGGGACGTCTCGGCGTGGGCGGCGGTGGTCGCCTCCAACCTGGCCATGGACTGGCACCGGGCCAAGCGGCGCCAGGAGAGGCTGGGGGAGCGGCTGGCCGCACTGCGCGAGCCCGCGCACCCCTCCGGCGAGGAGACCAGCCTGCTCTCCGTCGCCGTCGCCCAGGGCCTGGACGAGCTGCCCGCCGCCCAGCGGCAGGTGCTCGTCCTGCGCTTCTTCGCCGACCTGCCCGTCCGGGCCATCGCCGAGGAACTGGGCATCCCCGAGGGCACGGTCAAGAGCAGGCTGCACTCGGCGGTCCGCGCCCTGCGCGACCGCCTGCACGAGGACGAGGTGGTGTGA
- a CDS encoding S8 family serine peptidase — MTHTHERDSIPGPRRLARMAVAVGVVAALSAAGPIPLALAADSVPTPAATGSGAKSAHGKLGSDDADLLAEAKADGAKNVTMMIATAPGRTEQVAEELDAVKGGSVGRTYDKIGYVRATVPTARADAAIAAAAELPSVHAIDLEQETPLDDPTPGGAATSSASTAAYPGPGRNTPAENPYNPSFETGAVEFVKDHPKWDGRGITIGILDSGVDLGHPALQKTTTGERKIVDWVTSTDPIVDGDQTWRPMVTAVSGPNFSYGGASWTAPSGAYEISTFKESATTGGDEKGDLNRDGDTTDSWGVLYDPAAGTVTVDLDNDHDFTDDTPMKPYKDGYQVGYFGTDDPKTDVAERVPFVVQIRKDVPMDPYGGSWVGKKADFVNIGVIESEHGTHVAGITAANGLFGGRMNGAAPGAKIVSSRACTWTGGCTNVALTEGMIDLVVNRGVDIVNMSIGGLPALNDGNNARAELYTRLIDTYGVQLVISAGNSGPGANTIGDPGLADKVISVGAAISKETWAANYGSVVEKKYQMMPFSSRGPREDGGFTPTLVAPGAAINTTQTWLPGSPVAEAGYSLPAGYSMLQGTSMASPQATGASALLLSAAEQQGIGLTPAKLRTALTSTARHIKGVQAYEEGAGLIDVVDAWDAVRDDADAHDYTVKAPVDTALDQALKTPGYGTGLYDREGGLKAGGKKTYDITVTRTSGPDKALWHELHFANNAGHTFRIVGDDLVRLPLNQPVTVKVEAAPASAGVKSAVLEVDDPRTEGIDKQILTTVVVSTPVGYTYSASGSVQRNGTRSYFLTVPQGAKSLEVAMSGLQDKSQTRFIAIHPYGTPVDNTGTPYCYPNYLDGNGCKPDVRSYADPQPGVWEVEVEARRTSPLLDNPYTLGVSVLGAAFDPETVTVPEAKVGSPATAGWKVTNTYAALDGKPVGGPLGSAKTARPSIKEGETQTSTVDVPAGAKSLDVAIGNVSDASADLDLTVYDASGKQVAQSADGDSEEAVSIPSPAAGTYTVKVVGYSVPSGSTDYDYRDVFFSPTLGSVTVDDTTPVTLGTGDSATVTAQVTAAAEAPAGREFFGRVQLVNARGTVAGVGSVKIEKVTP; from the coding sequence ATGACCCACACGCACGAGCGTGATTCCATACCCGGTCCGAGACGCCTGGCCCGTATGGCCGTGGCCGTGGGCGTGGTGGCCGCCCTGTCCGCGGCCGGGCCGATACCCCTGGCCCTCGCCGCGGACTCCGTCCCCACCCCGGCCGCCACCGGCTCCGGCGCCAAGTCCGCCCACGGCAAGCTGGGTTCGGACGACGCCGATCTGCTCGCCGAGGCCAAGGCCGACGGCGCCAAGAACGTCACCATGATGATCGCGACCGCCCCGGGACGGACCGAGCAGGTCGCCGAGGAGCTGGACGCGGTCAAGGGCGGCTCCGTGGGCCGCACCTACGACAAGATCGGTTACGTCCGCGCCACCGTGCCCACCGCGCGGGCGGACGCCGCCATCGCCGCCGCGGCCGAGCTGCCCTCGGTGCACGCCATCGACCTCGAGCAGGAGACCCCGCTCGACGACCCCACGCCGGGCGGCGCCGCCACGTCATCGGCCAGTACGGCGGCTTATCCCGGCCCGGGCAGGAACACCCCGGCCGAGAACCCGTACAACCCCTCCTTCGAGACCGGTGCCGTCGAGTTCGTCAAGGACCACCCGAAGTGGGACGGACGGGGCATCACCATCGGCATCCTCGACTCCGGCGTCGACCTCGGCCACCCGGCGCTGCAGAAGACCACGACGGGCGAGCGGAAGATCGTCGACTGGGTGACCTCGACCGACCCGATCGTGGACGGGGACCAGACCTGGCGCCCCATGGTCACCGCGGTGTCCGGCCCGAACTTCTCCTACGGTGGCGCGAGCTGGACGGCGCCCTCCGGGGCGTACGAGATCAGCACCTTCAAGGAGTCCGCCACCACCGGCGGCGACGAGAAGGGCGACCTGAACCGCGACGGCGACACCACGGACAGCTGGGGCGTGCTGTACGACCCGGCGGCCGGCACGGTCACCGTCGACCTGGACAACGACCACGACTTCACCGACGACACCCCGATGAAGCCGTACAAGGACGGCTACCAGGTCGGCTATTTCGGCACCGACGACCCGAAGACCGACGTGGCCGAGCGGGTGCCGTTCGTCGTGCAGATCCGCAAGGACGTGCCGATGGACCCCTACGGGGGGTCCTGGGTCGGCAAGAAGGCGGACTTCGTCAACATCGGTGTCATCGAGTCCGAGCACGGCACGCATGTCGCGGGCATCACGGCCGCCAACGGGCTCTTCGGCGGGAGGATGAACGGCGCCGCCCCCGGCGCGAAGATCGTCTCCTCGCGCGCCTGCACCTGGACCGGCGGCTGCACCAACGTCGCCCTCACCGAGGGCATGATCGACCTGGTCGTCAACCGGGGCGTCGACATCGTCAACATGTCGATCGGCGGCCTGCCCGCGCTGAACGACGGCAACAACGCGCGCGCCGAGCTGTACACCCGGCTCATCGACACCTACGGCGTCCAGCTGGTGATCTCCGCGGGCAACTCCGGGCCGGGCGCGAACACGATCGGCGACCCGGGCCTGGCCGACAAGGTGATCTCGGTCGGCGCCGCCATCTCCAAGGAGACCTGGGCCGCGAACTACGGCTCGGTGGTGGAGAAGAAGTACCAGATGATGCCGTTCTCCTCGCGCGGCCCGCGTGAGGACGGCGGCTTCACCCCGACCCTGGTCGCCCCCGGCGCCGCGATCAACACCACCCAGACCTGGCTGCCCGGCTCCCCGGTCGCCGAGGCGGGCTACTCGCTGCCGGCCGGCTACTCCATGCTCCAGGGCACCTCGATGGCCTCCCCGCAGGCCACCGGCGCGAGCGCGCTGCTGCTGTCCGCCGCCGAGCAGCAGGGCATCGGCCTGACACCGGCGAAGCTGCGCACGGCGCTCACGTCGACGGCCCGGCACATCAAGGGAGTTCAGGCCTATGAGGAGGGTGCGGGCCTGATCGACGTCGTGGACGCGTGGGACGCCGTCCGCGACGACGCCGACGCCCACGACTACACCGTCAAGGCCCCGGTCGACACCGCGCTCGACCAGGCGCTGAAGACCCCCGGCTACGGCACCGGCCTGTACGACCGCGAGGGCGGCCTGAAGGCGGGCGGGAAGAAGACGTACGACATCACCGTCACCCGCACCTCCGGCCCGGACAAGGCCCTGTGGCACGAGCTGCACTTCGCGAACAACGCCGGGCACACCTTCCGGATCGTCGGCGACGACCTGGTGCGGCTGCCGCTGAACCAGCCGGTGACGGTGAAGGTGGAGGCGGCCCCGGCGTCGGCGGGCGTCAAGAGCGCGGTCCTGGAGGTCGACGACCCGCGCACGGAGGGCATCGACAAGCAGATCCTGACGACCGTCGTCGTCTCGACCCCTGTCGGCTACACCTACTCGGCCTCGGGTTCGGTGCAGCGCAACGGCACCCGGTCGTACTTCCTGACCGTGCCCCAGGGCGCGAAGTCGCTCGAGGTCGCGATGAGCGGGCTGCAGGACAAGAGCCAGACCCGGTTCATCGCCATCCACCCGTACGGCACCCCGGTCGACAACACCGGCACGCCGTACTGCTACCCCAACTACCTCGACGGCAACGGCTGCAAGCCCGACGTGCGCTCCTACGCCGACCCGCAGCCCGGCGTATGGGAGGTGGAGGTGGAGGCCCGGCGTACCTCCCCGCTGCTGGACAACCCGTACACCCTCGGCGTCTCCGTCCTCGGCGCGGCCTTCGACCCGGAGACCGTGACCGTACCCGAGGCGAAGGTGGGCAGCCCGGCCACCGCCGGCTGGAAGGTCACCAACACGTACGCGGCCCTGGACGGCAAGCCGGTCGGCGGCCCGCTCGGCTCGGCGAAGACGGCCCGCCCGTCCATCAAGGAGGGCGAGACGCAGACCAGCACGGTGGACGTCCCGGCCGGCGCCAAGTCCCTCGACGTCGCCATCGGCAACGTCTCGGACGCCTCCGCCGACCTCGACCTGACCGTGTACGACGCGAGCGGCAAGCAGGTCGCGCAGTCCGCCGACGGCGACTCCGAGGAGGCGGTCTCCATCCCGTCCCCGGCCGCCGGCACCTACACCGTCAAGGTCGTCGGCTACTCGGTGCCCTCCGGCTCGACCGACTACGACTACCGGGACGTGTTCTTCTCCCCCACGCTCGGCTCGGTCACGGTGGACGACACCACGCCGGTCACGCTCGGCACGGGTGACTCGGCCACGGTCACCGCTCAGGTCACGGCCGCGGCCGAGGCCCCGGCGGGCCGTGAGTTCTTCGGCCGGGTCCAGCTGGTGAACGCGCGCGGCACGGTCGCGGGCGTCGGCAGCGTCAAGATCGAGAAGGTCACGCCGTAA
- a CDS encoding VOC family protein: MAPRIAHAGLNVTDLDRSLALYRDLLGFAVLAEGKEDGRRWAMLGETGGAPLVTLWQQAQGSYDSGRPGLHHLAFTVDSIDRVRAYETALRAAGVDFAHDGVVAHREGGTSGGIFFHDPDGIRLEISAPLGPDGAPAPHADAPTCGFF; encoded by the coding sequence ATGGCCCCGCGCATCGCACACGCAGGTCTGAACGTCACCGACCTCGACCGCTCACTCGCCCTGTACCGCGACCTCCTCGGCTTCGCCGTGCTCGCCGAGGGCAAGGAGGACGGCCGGCGCTGGGCGATGCTGGGGGAGACCGGCGGTGCCCCGCTCGTCACCCTCTGGCAGCAGGCCCAGGGGTCGTACGACAGCGGCCGCCCCGGACTGCACCACCTCGCCTTCACGGTCGACTCGATCGACCGCGTTCGCGCGTACGAGACCGCGCTGCGGGCCGCCGGAGTGGACTTCGCCCACGACGGCGTGGTCGCCCACCGCGAGGGCGGGACCTCGGGCGGGATCTTCTTCCACGACCCGGACGGCATCCGCCTGGAGATCTCCGCCCCGCTCGGCCCCGACGGCGCCCCGGCCCCGCACGCGGACGCCCCGACCTGCGGCTTCTTCTAG
- the pepN gene encoding aminopeptidase N, which translates to MPGTNLTREEAQQRAELLTVDSYEIDLDLSGAQEGGTYRSATTVRFDVARGGAESFIDLVAPTVHEVTLNGDALDPAEVFKDSRIALPGLLEGRNVLRVVADCAYTNTGEGLHRFVDPVDEQAYLYTQFEVPDARRVFASFEQPDLKATFQFTVRAPEGWTVISNSPTPEPKDNVWVFEPTPRISTYITALIVGPYHSVHSVYEKDGQSVPLGIYCRPSLAEFLDSDAIFEVTRQGFDWFQEKFDYAYPFAKYDQLFVPEFNAGAMENAGAVTIRDQYVFRSKVTDAAYEVRAETILHELAHMWFGDLVTMEWWNDLWLNESFATYTSIACQAAAPGSRWPHSWTTFANSMKTWAYRQDQLPSTHPIMADIRDLDDVLVNFDGITYAKGASVLKQLVAYVGQDEFFKGVQAYFKRHAYGNTRLSDLLGALEETSGRDLKTWSRKWLETAGINILRPEIATDADGVITSFAVRQEAPALPAGAKGEPVLRPHRIAIGLYDLGADGKLVRTDRIELDVDGELTAVPQLAGRRRPAVVLLNDDDLSYAKVRLDEESLAVVTEHLGDFTESLPRALCWASAWDMTRDAELATRDYLALVLSGIAKESDIGVVQSLHRQVKLAIDLYADPAARESLLTRWTDATLAHLRAAEPGSDHQLAWARAFAATARTPEQLDLLEALLEGTQTVEGLAVDTELRWAFVERLAAVGRYDEAEIAAEYERDRTAAGERHAATARAARPTTEAKAEAWASVVESDKLPNAVQEAVISGFVQTDQRELLAPYADRYFEVVKDIWDSRSHEIAQQIAIGLYPAVQVSEETLAKTDTWLSSAEPNAALRRLVSESRSGIERALRAQAADAAAQ; encoded by the coding sequence GTGCCTGGCACAAACCTGACTCGCGAAGAGGCGCAGCAGCGGGCCGAGCTGCTCACCGTTGACTCGTACGAGATCGATCTCGACCTCTCCGGCGCGCAGGAGGGCGGTACCTACCGGTCCGCGACCACGGTGCGTTTCGACGTGGCCCGCGGCGGTGCCGAGTCCTTCATCGACCTGGTGGCACCCACCGTCCACGAGGTCACGCTCAACGGCGACGCGCTCGACCCCGCCGAGGTCTTCAAGGACTCGCGGATCGCCCTGCCGGGCCTGCTGGAGGGCCGTAACGTCCTGCGCGTGGTCGCGGACTGCGCCTACACCAACACCGGCGAGGGCCTGCACCGCTTCGTCGACCCGGTCGACGAGCAGGCCTACCTCTACACCCAGTTCGAGGTCCCGGACGCCCGCCGGGTGTTCGCCTCCTTCGAGCAGCCGGACCTGAAGGCCACCTTCCAGTTCACCGTGCGGGCGCCCGAGGGCTGGACCGTCATCTCGAACTCGCCGACCCCGGAGCCCAAGGACAACGTCTGGGTCTTCGAGCCGACCCCGCGCATCTCGACGTACATCACGGCGCTGATCGTCGGCCCGTACCACTCCGTGCACAGCGTGTACGAGAAGGACGGGCAGTCCGTGCCGCTGGGCATCTACTGCCGCCCGTCCCTCGCCGAGTTCCTGGACTCGGACGCGATCTTCGAGGTGACCCGGCAGGGCTTCGACTGGTTCCAGGAGAAGTTCGACTACGCCTACCCCTTCGCGAAGTACGACCAGCTGTTCGTGCCCGAGTTCAACGCGGGCGCGATGGAGAACGCGGGCGCCGTCACCATCCGCGACCAGTACGTCTTCCGGTCCAAGGTGACCGACGCGGCGTACGAGGTCCGCGCCGAGACCATCCTGCACGAGCTGGCCCACATGTGGTTCGGCGACCTCGTCACCATGGAGTGGTGGAACGACCTGTGGCTGAACGAGTCGTTCGCCACCTACACCTCCATCGCCTGCCAGGCCGCCGCGCCCGGCTCGCGCTGGCCCCACTCGTGGACCACGTTCGCGAACTCGATGAAGACGTGGGCGTACCGGCAGGACCAGCTGCCGTCCACGCACCCGATCATGGCGGACATCCGCGACCTGGACGACGTGCTCGTCAACTTCGACGGCATCACGTACGCCAAGGGCGCGAGCGTGCTCAAGCAGCTCGTCGCGTACGTCGGCCAGGACGAGTTCTTCAAGGGCGTGCAGGCCTACTTCAAGCGGCACGCGTACGGCAACACGCGCCTGTCCGACCTGCTCGGCGCGCTGGAGGAGACCTCCGGCCGCGACCTGAAGACCTGGTCGCGGAAGTGGCTGGAGACGGCGGGCATCAACATCCTCCGCCCGGAGATCGCCACCGACGCCGACGGGGTCATCACCTCCTTCGCCGTCCGCCAGGAGGCCCCGGCCCTGCCCGCCGGCGCCAAGGGCGAGCCGGTGCTGCGCCCGCACCGCATCGCGATCGGCCTGTACGACCTCGGCGCCGACGGCAAGCTGGTGCGCACCGACCGTATCGAGCTGGACGTCGACGGCGAGCTGACGGCCGTACCGCAGCTGGCCGGCCGGCGCCGCCCGGCGGTGGTCCTGCTGAACGACGACGACCTCTCCTACGCCAAGGTCCGCCTGGACGAGGAGTCGCTCGCGGTGGTCACCGAGCACCTCGGCGACTTCACCGAGTCCCTGCCGCGGGCCCTGTGCTGGGCCTCCGCCTGGGACATGACCCGGGACGCCGAACTGGCCACCCGCGACTACCTCGCCCTGGTCCTGTCCGGCATCGCCAAGGAGTCCGACATCGGCGTGGTGCAGTCGCTGCACCGCCAGGTCAAGCTGGCCATCGACCTGTACGCCGACCCGGCCGCCCGCGAGTCCCTGCTCACCCGCTGGACCGACGCCACGCTGGCCCACCTGCGTGCGGCGGAGCCGGGCAGCGACCACCAGCTGGCCTGGGCCCGCGCCTTCGCGGCGACGGCCCGCACCCCGGAGCAGCTGGACCTGCTGGAGGCGCTGCTGGAGGGCACCCAGACCGTCGAGGGCCTGGCCGTGGACACCGAGCTGCGCTGGGCGTTCGTGGAGCGGCTGGCGGCGGTCGGCCGCTACGACGAGGCGGAGATCGCGGCCGAGTACGAGCGGGACAGGACGGCGGCCGGTGAGCGGCACGCGGCGACGGCCCGGGCCGCCCGCCCGACGACGGAGGCCAAGGCGGAGGCCTGGGCCTCGGTGGTCGAGTCCGACAAGCTGCCGAACGCCGTGCAGGAGGCCGTGATCAGCGGCTTCGTCCAGACCGACCAGCGCGAGCTGCTGGCGCCGTACGCGGACCGGTACTTCGAGGTCGTCAAGGACATCTGGGACTCCCGCTCGCACGAGATCGCCCAGCAGATCGCCATCGGCCTGTACCCGGCCGTCCAGGTCTCCGAGGAGACCCTGGCCAAGACGGACACCTGGCTGTCCTCGGCCGAGCCGAACGCGGCCCTGCGCCGCCTCGTCTCGGAGTCCCGCTCGGGCATCGAGCGCGCACTGCGGGCCCAGGCGGCGGACGCCGCGGCGCAGTAG
- a CDS encoding SDR family NAD(P)-dependent oxidoreductase, with amino-acid sequence MLLTDKTAIIYGAGGSIGGAVARAFAREGARVHLVGRTRHTLEAVAKEITAAGGHAETAVVDALDEAAVEEHAGRVGTIDISFNLVSRGDVQGAPLTEMPADDFLRPVLDGTRAAFLTARAAARRMAERGSGVILTLNSGSAHGSPMMGGTGPADAAADALVRNLAMELGPRGVRAVGLWAAGVPETLTGDKLRAVDPNVNVAGILDHLASLRMTRRNPTLAEITATAVFLASDHAAGITGTFVNVTGGMFPG; translated from the coding sequence ATGCTGCTCACCGACAAGACCGCGATCATCTACGGCGCCGGCGGCTCGATCGGCGGTGCGGTGGCCCGCGCCTTCGCCCGCGAGGGCGCCCGGGTGCACCTCGTGGGCCGTACCCGCCACACGCTGGAGGCGGTGGCGAAGGAGATCACGGCGGCCGGCGGGCACGCCGAGACGGCGGTCGTGGACGCGCTGGACGAGGCGGCCGTGGAGGAGCACGCGGGCCGGGTCGGCACGATCGACATCTCCTTCAACCTCGTCAGCCGCGGGGACGTCCAGGGCGCCCCGCTGACGGAGATGCCGGCCGACGACTTCCTGCGCCCCGTCCTCGACGGCACCCGCGCCGCCTTCCTCACCGCCCGCGCCGCCGCCCGCCGCATGGCCGAGCGCGGCTCGGGGGTGATCCTCACCCTCAACAGCGGCTCCGCGCACGGCAGTCCGATGATGGGCGGCACCGGCCCGGCCGACGCGGCCGCCGACGCCCTGGTGCGCAACCTCGCCATGGAACTGGGCCCGCGCGGGGTGCGCGCGGTGGGCCTGTGGGCGGCCGGTGTCCCGGAGACGCTCACCGGGGACAAGCTCCGCGCCGTCGACCCGAACGTGAACGTCGCCGGCATCCTCGACCACCTGGCGAGCCTGCGCATGACCCGCCGCAACCCCACCCTGGCCGAGATCACCGCCACGGCCGTCTTCCTCGCCTCCGACCACGCGGCGGGCATCACCGGCACGTTCGTGAACGTGACCGGGGGGATGTTCCCGGGCTGA
- a CDS encoding RNA polymerase subunit sigma-70: MAVETCASCGGPLAARAGRRGRSSVYCSAACRQKAYRERQDGGGGLEELIESVGRQAGALVPRPASALYAGVTELSASVARLRRIARLAQETADRSVETADRSVTETPVTEIPGPGSAVSVTDSPVTEFDETAFAVLTEAHRREIRAHCYRMTGSYDDAEDLVQETFLRAWRARDGYQRRAGARTWLYRIATNACLDFQRRTARRPQHYEPLPGMDHGPGEPPARITWLQPCPDDELPDSAAEARETVELVLLAALQHLPARQRAALVLRDLLGLTAAETARALETSVASVNSALQRARPALREHLPASRTDWTATPPTDAQRAALQRYMTAAERLDFDAMAGLLAEDVTLTMPPNPFWFTGRAALLAFLRPSLDPASPLFLGHWRHLPARANGQLAAGGYVRRPGTNVYRAQVLDVLRFDSEDRITEITSFEPHLFPAFGLPLRL, translated from the coding sequence GTGGCCGTGGAGACGTGTGCGAGCTGTGGCGGCCCTCTCGCGGCGCGGGCCGGCCGGCGGGGCCGTAGCTCGGTGTACTGCTCGGCGGCCTGCCGGCAGAAGGCCTACCGGGAGCGGCAGGACGGTGGCGGGGGCCTGGAGGAGCTGATCGAATCGGTCGGCCGGCAGGCGGGTGCGCTGGTGCCGAGGCCGGCGTCCGCGCTGTACGCGGGCGTGACCGAACTGTCGGCCTCCGTGGCCCGGCTGCGCCGTATCGCACGGCTCGCGCAGGAGACGGCGGACCGAAGCGTGGAGACGGCGGACCGAAGCGTCACGGAGACCCCCGTGACGGAAATCCCCGGGCCCGGCAGCGCGGTTTCCGTCACCGACTCCCCCGTGACGGAATTCGACGAGACCGCCTTCGCCGTCCTCACCGAGGCGCACCGCCGGGAGATCCGCGCCCACTGCTATCGCATGACCGGCTCCTACGACGACGCCGAGGACCTGGTCCAGGAGACGTTCCTGCGGGCCTGGCGGGCCCGGGACGGCTATCAGAGGCGGGCGGGCGCCCGTACCTGGCTGTACCGCATCGCGACCAACGCCTGCCTGGACTTCCAGCGCCGTACGGCCCGCCGCCCGCAGCACTACGAGCCGCTGCCCGGCATGGACCACGGCCCCGGCGAGCCGCCCGCCCGGATCACCTGGCTGCAGCCCTGCCCGGACGACGAACTGCCGGACAGCGCCGCGGAGGCGCGCGAGACCGTGGAGCTGGTCCTGCTGGCCGCGCTCCAGCACCTGCCGGCCCGGCAGCGCGCCGCGCTCGTGCTGCGCGATCTGCTCGGGCTCACCGCCGCCGAGACCGCGCGGGCCCTCGAAACCTCCGTGGCCTCGGTCAACAGCGCGCTGCAACGCGCCCGTCCGGCCCTGCGCGAGCATCTGCCCGCAAGCCGTACGGACTGGACGGCCACCCCGCCCACGGACGCCCAGCGGGCCGCGCTCCAGCGGTACATGACGGCCGCCGAGCGGCTGGACTTCGACGCGATGGCCGGGCTGCTGGCCGAGGACGTCACGCTGACGATGCCACCGAACCCGTTCTGGTTCACGGGCCGCGCGGCGCTGCTCGCCTTCCTCCGCCCCAGCCTCGACCCCGCGTCCCCCCTGTTCCTGGGCCACTGGCGCCACCTGCCCGCCCGCGCCAACGGGCAGCTCGCGGCCGGGGGTTACGTCCGCCGCCCCGGTACGAACGTCTACCGCGCCCAGGTCCTGGACGTGCTCCGCTTCGACTCCGAGGACCGCATCACGGAGATCACCTCCTTCGAACCGCACCTGTTCCCGGCGTTCGGGCTGCCGCTGCGGCTGTGA
- a CDS encoding CGNR zinc finger domain-containing protein, translating to MTTPRDPRPLTGEPLALDLLNTRWNREGVTQDLLDGTEGLAVWLASNGLAGDHAADTEVLAHLREAREALRAAVHGTPAEAAPLVDAVLAHGRIRARLTADGPAEEPEFADPSWGPAWLAARNYLDLITRAPERIRTCAGGSCILHFFDTSRNGTRRWCSMAACGNRAKASRHYARSKEN from the coding sequence ATGACCACCCCGCGCGACCCCCGCCCCCTGACCGGCGAGCCCCTCGCGCTCGACCTGCTCAACACCCGGTGGAACCGGGAAGGCGTCACCCAGGACCTGCTCGACGGCACCGAGGGGCTGGCGGTGTGGCTCGCGAGCAACGGGCTGGCCGGGGACCACGCGGCCGACACGGAGGTGCTGGCGCATCTGCGGGAGGCGCGCGAGGCGCTCAGGGCCGCGGTGCACGGGACACCGGCCGAGGCCGCGCCGCTCGTGGACGCCGTACTGGCGCACGGCCGGATCCGGGCCCGGCTGACCGCCGACGGCCCCGCCGAGGAGCCGGAGTTCGCCGATCCGTCGTGGGGGCCGGCCTGGCTCGCCGCCCGGAACTACCTGGACCTGATCACCCGGGCACCGGAGCGCATCCGGACCTGCGCCGGCGGCAGCTGCATCCTGCACTTCTTCGACACGTCCCGGAACGGCACCCGCCGCTGGTGCTCGATGGCGGCCTGCGGCAACCGCGCGAAGGCGTCCCGGCATTACGCGCGCTCGAAGGAGAACTGA